From Stenotrophomonas sp. SAU14A_NAIMI4_8:
CCATCCTCCGGCGAGATGAAGCCAAATCCCTTGGCGTCGTTGAACCACTTGACGGTACCGTTCGGCATGTTAATGCGAGACCTTTGCAATGAATGGGTGGTGTACGCTGAACCCGCGTACCGGCTGAGTATGCAAAGCTTGCCCGAGGATGACAATCACCCCCGCGCCAATTCGCCTACCAGTTCCGGAAGTCCGTTGCTGGCGGCCTGCACGTTTGCCAGCACTTCGGCCATGGTGATCTCCTCGCCGTCGCCACAGCCGGCGGCCCAGTTGGCCACGATCGCCAGGCAGGCGTAATCCAGCCCCAGCTCCCGTGCCAGCGCGGCTTCAGGCATGCCGGTCATGCCCACCAGATCGCAGCCATCGCGGCGCATGCGGGCGATTTCAGCAATGGTTTCCAGGCGCGGGCCCTGGGTGGCGCCGTAGCAGCCGCCGTCGTGCACCTTCACCCCGGTCACTTTCGCCGCCGCCAGGATCTTGCTGCGCAGCATCGGCGTGTACGGATGACCGAAATCAACGTGGACCACGTCGGTGCCGTCTTCTTCGCAGATCGTGCTGATACGACCCCACGTGTAATCGATTACCTGGTCCGGACAGGCCAGCACGCGCGGACCGAAGTCGTCGCCGATGCCGCCCACCGTGTTCAGCGCCAGCACGCGCTGCGCGCCGATCTGCTGCAGCGCGGCCAGGTTGGCGCGGTAGTTGATCTTGTGCGGCGGCAGCGAATGGCCCTCACCGTGGCGGGCCAGGAAGGCCACGCGGTGGCCCAGCAGGGTGCCGACGCGCACCGGGCCCGACGGACGGCCGAAGCGGGTCTCGACCTCGTGGGTCTGCACATCGTCCAGCTTGGCCAGGTTGTAGACACCGGTACCGCCGATCACGGCCAGGGCAATCTGTTGCATGGGAATCACTCCAGAAAAAGACGAACGCCGGCACCCGAAGGCGCCGGCGACAGGGTGGGACCGGCCGCGGACGGCCGCGCCGTCACTCCTTCATGGCATAGATGGCCGGCACGCAGCGCAGGGTCTCGTTCACATCCATGCCGAAGCCGAACACGTAACGGTCCGGCAGCTCGATGCCGGCGTAATCGGCGGTGACGTCCGGCAGGCCGCGATCGTGCTTCTTCACAGTCATCGCGGCGATGCGCACGTCGGTGGCGCCCTGTTCCAGGCACCAGGTGCGCACGCCCTGCAGGGTGTAGCCCTCGTCCAGGATGTCGTCCACCAGCAGCACGCGGCGGCCGAACAGCGAGGTGGCCGGCTTGTGCTTCCAGACCAGGTCGCCGCCGGTGGTTTCACCCCGGTAGCGGGTGGCGTGCAGGTAATCGAACTGCACATCCTGGCCCCGCGCGCCCAGCTCCAGCGCCAGCTGGCCGGCGAACGGCAGCGCGCCGTGCATGATCGACAGGAACAGCGGCACCTCGCCCTTGTAGTCGCGCGCGATGGCGTCGGCGATGCTGGCAATGGCCTTGTCGATGGTGGGGCGGTCGACCAGCAGGTCAGCCTGGGCCAGGGCCTGGGAAATGGTGAGGTTCGGCATCAGACGGTTCTTCCAAGGGTTTGCAGCAGATGGGATTGGGTGGTGCCATGGCGGGCATCGGCCAGCAGGCCGTCCCAGCCAAGTGCGCCGCGGCCAAGCAGGCCCAGCAGCGCGGCGGTATTCAGTGAACGGCCCTGCACGGCGTGCAGGGCTTCATCGACCAGCTCGGGGTGGCAGACCAGCACCACGTCGCAGCCGGCATCCAGGTGGGCATGCACGCGTGCCGGCACGCCACCGGCACTGTGCGAGGCGGCCATGCCGATGTCATCGGAGAACACCACGCCGCGGAAGCCCAGTTCACCGCGCAGGATGTCCTGGATCCAGCGCGGCGAATAGCCGGCCGGCTCGGGGGCGACCTGCGGGTAGATCACGTGGGCCATCATCACCGCATCGGCACCGGCGGCAATGCCGGCGCCGAACGGCACCAGGTCCTGCGCGCGCAGTTCGTCCAGCGCGCGCGGGTCGATGGCGGTATCGACGTGGGTGTCTTCCAGCACGGTGCCGTGGCCGGGGAAATGCTTGAGCGTGGCGGCCATGCCCACCGCATGCATGCCGCGCACATAGGCGGCAGTGAAGGCGGCGACCACCTGCGGGTCTTCACTGAAGGCGCGGTTGCCGATGGCGCGGTTGCCACGGGCCAGATCCACCACCGGGGCGAAGCTGAGGTCCAGGCCGCTGGCGCGCACTTCACTGGCCATCAGCCAGGCGTGCTGTTCGGCCAGCGCCAGCGCCTGCTGCGGATCGCGCGCGTAGAGGGCGCCGATGTCCTGCAGCGGCGGCAGTTCGCTGTAGCCTTCGCGGAAGCGCTGCACGCGGCCGCCTTCCTGGTCCACGCAGAGCAACTGCGGGCGCGGTGCGGCGGCGCGGATGGCGGCGGTCAGATCGGTCACCTGCTGGCGCGAGGCGAAGTTGCGCTTGAACAGCACCACCCCGGCCACGGCATCGTGCTGCAGCCAGTCGCGTTCCTGGGCGGTCAGTTCAGTGCCGGCAACGCCGATCAGCAGCATGGGTCGATCTCCACAACAGGCGCCCGCATGGCGCAGTGCCGCATTGTCGCAGAACCGGCCGATGGACGCAGTGTTCGGCTGAACACGGGAACGGGGTCAGAGCCCCTGCGGGGATCCGACCCCGGGGTCGGATCCCCGCAGGGGCTCTGGCACAGGGGTCGGATCCCCGCAGGGGCTCTGACCCCGCGCGTACTACACGGCGCAGCCGTCCGGGCCACAGGCCTCGTCGGCAGCGGCGGCCGACGGTGCACCCTGCTCGGCGGCAATCTGGCGCAGCGCCTGGGCGAAGGCTTCCGGCGGCTGCGCGCCGGAAATCGCCCAGCGCCCGTCGATCACGAAGGTGGGCACCGAGGAAATGCCCAGCGCCTGCACCTGGGCCAGGCCGCGGTCGGACGCCAGCATCTGTTCGATCTCGGCTGCGGCCAGCCCGCCGGCCGCACCGGCCTTCACCAGCACGGCCGGGTCGGCCAGGTTCTGGCCATGCTCGAAGTGGGCGCGGAACAGTGCTTCGCCCACCGCGTCCTGCACGCCGTGTTCGCCGGCCAGCCACAGCAGGCGGTGCGCAGGCAGCGTGGTCACCCGCACCTGGCCCTGGCCGAAGTCCATCGGCAGGCCCTCGGCCTGCGCGGTGGACTGGGTCTGGCCCAGGATCTGTTCGGTGCGCTCGGCCCCGCCGAACTTGCGCGCATAGGCCTGGCGTAGCGGGACCGGCGTGGCATCAGCGTCCGGGTCCAGCTGGAACGGCTGCCAATGGATATCCAGGGCGGGCGCATCGGCGCCCAGCAACTGCACGCCCTGCTGGAAACGATGCTTGCCGATCCAGCACCAGGGGCAGACCACGTCGGAATAGATATCGATTCTCATGCCCCCAAGATGGGGGCCGTCCGCCGCGGCAAAAGGGGGCGCTGTCGGGCGCTATCGGCCGATCAGCACTTCACCACTGTGAATAGGGATGGCTGGCCAGCGCGACGTTGTAATAGCGCGCGTCGTCGGTCACTTCCGCGCCCACCCAGTC
This genomic window contains:
- the nagZ gene encoding beta-N-acetylhexosaminidase; protein product: MLLIGVAGTELTAQERDWLQHDAVAGVVLFKRNFASRQQVTDLTAAIRAAAPRPQLLCVDQEGGRVQRFREGYSELPPLQDIGALYARDPQQALALAEQHAWLMASEVRASGLDLSFAPVVDLARGNRAIGNRAFSEDPQVVAAFTAAYVRGMHAVGMAATLKHFPGHGTVLEDTHVDTAIDPRALDELRAQDLVPFGAGIAAGADAVMMAHVIYPQVAPEPAGYSPRWIQDILRGELGFRGVVFSDDIGMAASHSAGGVPARVHAHLDAGCDVVLVCHPELVDEALHAVQGRSLNTAALLGLLGRGALGWDGLLADARHGTTQSHLLQTLGRTV
- a CDS encoding S-methyl-5'-thioinosine phosphorylase, translating into MQQIALAVIGGTGVYNLAKLDDVQTHEVETRFGRPSGPVRVGTLLGHRVAFLARHGEGHSLPPHKINYRANLAALQQIGAQRVLALNTVGGIGDDFGPRVLACPDQVIDYTWGRISTICEEDGTDVVHVDFGHPYTPMLRSKILAAAKVTGVKVHDGGCYGATQGPRLETIAEIARMRRDGCDLVGMTGMPEAALARELGLDYACLAIVANWAAGCGDGEEITMAEVLANVQAASNGLPELVGELARG
- a CDS encoding DsbA family oxidoreductase, coding for MRIDIYSDVVCPWCWIGKHRFQQGVQLLGADAPALDIHWQPFQLDPDADATPVPLRQAYARKFGGAERTEQILGQTQSTAQAEGLPMDFGQGQVRVTTLPAHRLLWLAGEHGVQDAVGEALFRAHFEHGQNLADPAVLVKAGAAGGLAAAEIEQMLASDRGLAQVQALGISSVPTFVIDGRWAISGAQPPEAFAQALRQIAAEQGAPSAAAADEACGPDGCAV
- a CDS encoding hypoxanthine-guanine phosphoribosyltransferase, with amino-acid sequence MPNLTISQALAQADLLVDRPTIDKAIASIADAIARDYKGEVPLFLSIMHGALPFAGQLALELGARGQDVQFDYLHATRYRGETTGGDLVWKHKPATSLFGRRVLLVDDILDEGYTLQGVRTWCLEQGATDVRIAAMTVKKHDRGLPDVTADYAGIELPDRYVFGFGMDVNETLRCVPAIYAMKE